CCAAAATGATCGTCAACGCGGGCATCACCAAATTGGTCGTCGCCCAGGGTTATCCTGACAAGTTCAATTTAGTCATGGAATTATTCGATGAGGCGGGTGTGACCGTGGAGCAGGTTCCCATTCCCGACAATAAAATTCGCATCGTTCCCTAAAAAAATTTGCAAAGAGAAAAGGCGCATAATTTGTATTTTTATGCGCCTTTTTTATTAAAAAATTCTCATTTTTCCTTCATGTGCAAATAGCCAAAATCGGTCGGCGGCAGAAAATTTTCTTTGATCGTTCTCGGGCTAACCCAGCGCAAAAGATTCACCATGCTGCCGGCTTTGTCGTTGGTGCCGGAAGCGCGACTACCGCCAAAGGGTTGCTGCCCCACGACGGCGCCGGTCGGTTTATCATTAATGTAAAAATTACCGGCAGCGTGAGTCAAAATATCCATCGCCAGCATGATTGCTTCCCGATCATTGGCAAAAATAGATCCGGTGAGTGCATAGGGCGAAGTCTCATTGCACAAATGCAATGTTTCCTCATACTCGTCATCCGGATAAATGTAAAGCGTCAACACAGGTCCGAATATTTCCTCTGCGATCAATTTGAATTTCGGATTTGTGGTTTGAATAATTGTCGGCTCGATGAAGTAGCCTTTTTCATCGTTGTATTCGCCGCCAACAATAAATTCCGCCTCCGTCGATTCTTTAGCATAATTGAGATAATCCACAATTGTGTCGTAAGCGGCGTGGTCGATCACGGCGCACATGAAATTAGTGAAATCTTCCGGATTCCCCATCTTAATCTTTTTGACGTCCGCAATCAATTTTTCCCTCAAATCCGGCCACAGGGATTCCGGAATGTATGCCCGTGATGCGGCAGAACATTTTTGTCCTTGATACTCAAAAGCGCCGCGCACCAGAGCTGTGACAGTTGTCCGCAAATCAGCGGATTTGTGGACAAACACAAAATCCTTGCCGCCTGTTTCGCCGACAATTCTCGGATAAGTGTGGTATTTTTGGATATTGTTGCCCACGGTTTTCCACATTCGCTGAAATGTCGCTGTTGAACCGGTGAAATGAATCCCGGCCAGATGCGGACTTTCCAGCGCCGGATCGCCGACCTGGGCGCCGGAACCAGCAACCATATTAATGACGCCGTCTGGCAAGCCAGCAGCTTTCAGCAATTGCATGATGAAATGCGCGGTGTAAACTGCCGATGAAGCCGGTTTCCAGAGCACAACATTTCCCAACATTGCCGGCGCAGTGGGCAAATTTCCGGCAATAGAGGCAAAATTGAACGGCGTGACGGCAAAAACGAAACCTTCCAGCGGTCGATGCTCGAGGTAATTCCAACATGCTTTAGATGAAGCGGGTTGTTGCTGGTAAATTTGCTGCATGTAATAAGGATTGAAACGATAAAAATCAATCAACTCACACGCCGAATCAATTTCAGCCTGAAAAATAGTCTTGGATTGACAGAGCATGGTAGCTGCATTTAGCGTGGCGCGCCACGGTCCGGCCAGCAA
The window above is part of the Calditrichota bacterium genome. Proteins encoded here:
- the pruA gene encoding L-glutamate gamma-semialdehyde dehydrogenase, yielding MTNGIFNVPLPQNEPILAYEPGSPEKRAVKEKLDEMLSQKIDIPLYIGDQEIRTGNLGECRVPHDHQHVLATYHKAGKKEVDMAIEAALEAREKWAKMSWEARAAIFLKAADLLAGPWRATLNAATMLCQSKTIFQAEIDSACELIDFYRFNPYYMQQIYQQQPASSKACWNYLEHRPLEGFVFAVTPFNFASIAGNLPTAPAMLGNVVLWKPASSAVYTAHFIMQLLKAAGLPDGVINMVAGSGAQVGDPALESPHLAGIHFTGSTATFQRMWKTVGNNIQKYHTYPRIVGETGGKDFVFVHKSADLRTTVTALVRGAFEYQGQKCSAASRAYIPESLWPDLREKLIADVKKIKMGNPEDFTNFMCAVIDHAAYDTIVDYLNYAKESTEAEFIVGGEYNDEKGYFIEPTIIQTTNPKFKLIAEEIFGPVLTLYIYPDDEYEETLHLCNETSPYALTGSIFANDREAIMLAMDILTHAAGNFYINDKPTGAVVGQQPFGGSRASGTNDKAGSMVNLLRWVSPRTIKENFLPPTDFGYLHMKEK